From a region of the Salinispira pacifica genome:
- a CDS encoding DUF3095 domain-containing protein, with protein sequence MKQSHGIREDDYYLHLPLINDFSAGLEEGIRPVPQDWYIAITDIVDSTKAIEAGKYKQVNVSGALPIIALARMYDSLKRPFVFGGDGMTFLIDGNHYEEARSILSRTIRDVQVFFGLHLRAALIPMSEIYRRGGSLALSKHQVSEHYTQAFFHGSGIRMAEDMLKSPGEDDAAFIIEAADDTRSVNYKGFTCRWADIPGSSDVTAALIVEGRNGMPAAEVIRLIESVLGDSSSYHPLKMENMNMGGSRSDWSLTPLVMSRGRKSPAYFFRAAVAWVEIQLAKIAMALKLPLKQDIYQMNRLREQNIANSDFRKYEGALKMIFSADESAVDALEQALDKEVQAGRIFYGVHRSKEAHMTCIATLESGDDVHFIDATGGGYALAAAALKEQKART encoded by the coding sequence ATGAAACAAAGCCACGGCATTCGGGAAGATGATTATTATCTGCATCTTCCCCTGATCAATGATTTCAGCGCCGGTCTGGAAGAGGGCATCAGGCCCGTTCCCCAGGACTGGTACATCGCCATCACAGACATTGTGGATTCAACCAAAGCAATTGAAGCGGGGAAGTACAAGCAGGTAAATGTATCGGGAGCTCTTCCCATCATCGCACTGGCACGAATGTATGACAGTCTGAAACGTCCCTTCGTCTTTGGAGGAGACGGCATGACCTTCCTCATTGACGGAAACCACTACGAAGAAGCACGGTCCATACTTTCCAGAACCATCCGGGATGTCCAGGTTTTTTTCGGCCTTCATCTGCGGGCGGCACTTATCCCCATGTCAGAAATTTACCGCAGGGGCGGAAGTCTGGCGCTGAGCAAGCACCAGGTAAGCGAACACTATACCCAGGCATTTTTCCACGGCAGCGGAATACGGATGGCCGAAGATATGCTTAAATCTCCCGGTGAGGATGATGCGGCCTTTATTATAGAAGCAGCTGATGACACCCGCAGTGTGAATTATAAGGGTTTTACCTGCCGTTGGGCGGATATTCCCGGAAGCAGCGATGTGACCGCCGCACTGATTGTTGAGGGCAGAAACGGCATGCCCGCGGCAGAAGTAATACGACTCATTGAATCCGTTCTGGGCGACAGCAGCAGTTACCACCCCCTGAAGATGGAAAACATGAACATGGGGGGATCACGCAGCGACTGGAGTCTCACCCCGCTGGTTATGAGCCGGGGGCGGAAATCACCCGCCTACTTTTTCAGGGCGGCTGTTGCATGGGTTGAAATTCAGCTGGCGAAAATCGCTATGGCACTGAAGCTCCCTTTAAAGCAGGATATTTACCAGATGAACAGGCTACGGGAGCAGAATATTGCCAACAGTGATTTCCGCAAGTATGAGGGAGCATTGAAGATGATCTTCTCCGCCGACGAATCCGCAGTAGATGCCCTTGAACAGGCTCTGGACAAGGAGGTCCAGGCGGGTCGTATCTTTTACGGGGTTCATCGCAGCAAAGAGGCCCATATGACCTGTATTGCAACCCTGGAAAGCGGGGATGACGTACATTTCATCGATGCAACCGGCGGCGGGTACGCTCTTGCGGCGGCTGCCCTGAAGGAACAAAAAGCCCGGACATGA
- a CDS encoding exonuclease SbcCD subunit D, with translation MKILHTADWHLGKILHDHSLLEHQEAILKKILDLGSDGSYDAMIIAGDIYDRSIPPGEAMALMSRFLRDFRRRCATPVLIIAGNHDSRSRLAYLAELLEDKDIHIRSSDADIHVPVIIGNAHFWLIPFLDPDISPADEDGLNAHERPLQRAVERIQAVMDRSKLNIAVAHCFTTGGESSDSERVFVGGSGEVSAELFHMFDYTALGHLHRSQFPGPGIAYSGSPLKYSFSESDDAKCVLSADVEKAGVNISPIALTPPRDLRRLTGSLKDLLENPEFKDAENDYVEIELDYIPPGLNPLEHLRQRFPHLFSIRKALPSSMHSPGPGGEVPGDTADGLTGGESELRGRDIQSDFASFYSRLHPDSPEIPAGKLEIFHSELQALRNEKGDE, from the coding sequence ATGAAAATTCTTCACACTGCCGATTGGCATCTCGGCAAAATTCTCCATGACCATTCCCTTCTGGAACATCAGGAAGCCATTCTCAAGAAGATTCTGGACCTCGGGAGCGACGGCAGCTACGATGCGATGATTATCGCAGGGGATATTTATGACCGCAGCATCCCCCCCGGGGAAGCAATGGCTCTGATGAGCCGTTTCCTCCGGGATTTCCGACGGCGCTGCGCCACACCCGTATTGATTATCGCCGGAAATCATGACAGCCGCTCCAGACTCGCCTATCTTGCAGAACTTCTGGAAGACAAGGATATTCATATCAGAAGCAGCGATGCAGATATTCATGTGCCGGTGATAATCGGAAACGCACATTTCTGGCTCATTCCGTTCCTGGATCCGGATATTTCTCCTGCGGACGAAGACGGGCTCAACGCCCATGAAAGACCTTTGCAACGGGCCGTAGAAAGAATCCAAGCTGTGATGGATCGGTCAAAACTCAATATTGCTGTCGCCCACTGTTTCACAACAGGGGGTGAGAGCTCCGATTCTGAGAGGGTTTTTGTGGGCGGAAGCGGGGAGGTTTCTGCGGAGCTGTTTCACATGTTCGATTATACAGCCCTGGGTCATCTGCATCGCAGTCAGTTCCCCGGCCCCGGGATAGCCTATTCCGGATCTCCCCTGAAGTATTCCTTCTCCGAATCCGACGATGCCAAGTGTGTTCTCAGCGCCGATGTGGAGAAAGCGGGAGTGAACATCAGTCCCATCGCCCTTACTCCCCCCAGGGATTTACGCCGGCTCACCGGCAGCCTGAAGGATCTTCTGGAAAATCCCGAGTTCAAGGATGCGGAAAACGATTACGTGGAAATAGAACTGGACTACATTCCCCCGGGGCTGAATCCCCTGGAACATTTGAGACAGCGCTTTCCCCATCTTTTCAGTATCAGAAAAGCACTGCCTTCGTCCATGCATTCCCCGGGGCCCGGCGGGGAAGTCCCGGGTGATACGGCGGACGGCCTGACCGGCGGGGAATCTGAACTGCGGGGGAGGGATATCCAGTCGGACTTTGCATCCTTTTACTCCAGGCTTCATCCCGACTCTCCGGAAATCCCGGCGGGAAAGCTGGAAATTTTTCACAGCGAGCTTCAAGCCCTTCGAAATGAAAAGGGGGATGAATGA
- a CDS encoding SbcC/MukB-like Walker B domain-containing protein encodes MRVSLGFASLEDLSRALRDEDEMEHMKTRIENFRSTLSSLDAKISQLQEKLGDQEVPDIDATRKRLDEITGELNELKEKREQAMEKRQKIRQNLDELSELESRLERLGSENRDLVELADELNGDNEYRIPFQNFILEHYLNQVVFYANLRLSHLSEGRYLLMLDRDVQDRRSQAGLNIRVEDYFTGESRGVKTLSGGEKFLASLALAMGLADSIQERSGQLRMDALFLDEGFGTLDDETLNRSIDILDEIRSHRMVGIISHVEELKRRIPCQIRVEKGIAGSRINVVG; translated from the coding sequence ATGCGGGTTTCACTGGGCTTCGCATCCCTGGAAGATCTTTCCCGGGCTCTGCGGGATGAAGATGAAATGGAACATATGAAAACCCGCATTGAAAACTTCCGCAGTACCCTCAGCTCCCTGGATGCAAAAATCTCCCAGCTGCAGGAAAAGCTGGGGGATCAGGAGGTGCCGGACATCGATGCCACCCGGAAACGACTGGATGAGATCACCGGTGAGCTGAATGAACTGAAGGAAAAGCGGGAACAGGCCATGGAGAAGCGGCAGAAAATCCGGCAGAATCTTGATGAGCTTTCGGAACTGGAATCCCGGCTGGAACGTCTCGGCTCGGAAAATCGTGATCTGGTGGAACTTGCAGACGAACTCAATGGTGACAATGAATATAGGATCCCGTTTCAGAATTTCATTCTGGAGCATTATCTTAATCAGGTGGTGTTTTACGCAAACCTGCGGTTAAGCCACCTCTCAGAAGGCAGATATCTGCTCATGCTGGACAGAGACGTACAGGACCGCAGAAGTCAGGCGGGTCTCAATATCCGGGTAGAAGATTATTTTACCGGTGAATCCCGGGGGGTAAAAACCTTATCCGGAGGGGAGAAATTTCTGGCCTCCCTGGCACTGGCCATGGGGCTTGCAGACAGCATCCAAGAACGATCAGGTCAGCTGCGGATGGACGCCCTGTTCCTGGACGAAGGCTTCGGAACCCTGGATGATGAGACCCTGAATCGATCCATCGATATACTGGATGAAATCCGGAGTCACCGCATGGTGGGAATCATTTCCCATGTGGAAGAATTGAAACGGAGAATTCCCTGTCAGATCCGGGTGGAAAAAGGGATTGCAGGCTCCAGAATCAATGTTGTAGGATAG
- the pgl gene encoding 6-phosphogluconolactonase — protein sequence MSGFSEAELRIFPDAEQMAAETAQLFRTISTSAGEPQHICLSGGSTPLKLFKLLSAPPIRDHIDWEQLHFWWGDERCVPPEDDQSNYGQAHRILFSTIPIPETNIHPMRGDRDAEQESVRYARELERELPLRNGLPSFRLILLGLGSDGHTASLFPGAFPPERREPAFPARHPESGQMRITLSPAVLNNGEELIYLVTGKGKAGVLKEISTYGDSRPDPYPGAAVYARHGRTRWFLDEELAAAAGVRG from the coding sequence ATGAGCGGTTTTTCTGAGGCTGAACTTCGTATTTTTCCCGATGCCGAACAGATGGCAGCTGAAACGGCCCAACTGTTCCGGACAATCAGCACCAGCGCCGGTGAACCTCAGCACATTTGCCTCTCCGGGGGCTCCACCCCGCTGAAGCTGTTCAAACTGTTGTCAGCCCCGCCGATTCGGGATCACATTGACTGGGAGCAGCTCCACTTCTGGTGGGGGGATGAACGATGTGTTCCCCCAGAAGATGACCAGAGCAACTACGGACAGGCTCACCGGATCCTTTTTTCCACCATTCCCATACCTGAAACAAACATTCATCCAATGCGGGGGGACAGGGACGCCGAACAGGAATCCGTCCGCTACGCCCGTGAGCTTGAAAGGGAGCTTCCCCTGCGGAACGGTCTGCCCTCCTTCCGGCTGATTCTCCTGGGTCTGGGCAGTGACGGTCATACCGCATCACTCTTTCCCGGAGCCTTCCCCCCGGAGCGCCGGGAACCCGCCTTCCCTGCCCGGCACCCTGAAAGCGGCCAAATGCGCATTACACTCAGCCCGGCGGTTCTCAATAACGGAGAGGAACTGATCTACCTGGTAACCGGCAAGGGGAAAGCAGGGGTGCTGAAAGAGATATCTACATACGGCGACTCCCGACCGGATCCGTATCCGGGAGCGGCAGTTTATGCCCGGCACGGGCGCACCCGGTGGTTTCTGGATGAAGAGCTTGCAGCTGCCGCGGGCGTGCGGGGCTGA